A stretch of DNA from Acidicapsa acidisoli:
AAGGCCGGCGACAAAAAAAATCGCCGAGTTGTCGGAGAACTGCAGCGCGATGGCGAGCAGCAGTGGGTAAACCGGGCCCAGTCCGAAGCCCACCAGGAAGACCCCTGCCAGCATTCCAAGACTCGCTTTGCTGGCGATGAGCATGAGCGTTCCCGCTACAACTGTGCACAGGCTCTGGATCAGAACCAGCCGCTCCGACCGCCGCCGCATCAGAATTGACGACGCAAGCATCCTGCTCAGCATCAACCCTACCCAGAAGCAGGAGCCCGCTGTTACTGTTGTGGAAATCGTCTGCTGCGTACGTTGTACATAGGCTGCGATCCATCCACCCATTGAGCTTTCAATGCCCGTTGGCAGACCTATCGCGAGCACCAGCGTTAGCGGCCAGAGGGCCAGGCTCCATTTGCTCCTCAATGGCGTTCGATTCGTGGAATCCGCGATCGAATCCGGTTCAAAGAGCAGAGTCCACAGGCCAACGAGAGCAAAAAACAGGCCCAGGAATGAAAAGATGGCTCTCGCACTGGCAATCCGTAGCGAATGCGTCGCCAGGGTGGGGCAGATACAGGCCCCGAGCGCCCAGACCAGGTTGAGGCGGTTCAGTTCAGCCCCGCGGCGCAGAGGATGACGGCTTGCCTGAAGCAGGCTTGTCGATGTCATCGTCAAGCCCAGTCCCAGGCCAAAGACTGCCATGCACAAGAAGCAGCTCCAACTGGAACTGTAGGCCATGCCGACTGCGCCGATTGCCGCGAGGAATGCTCCCGCAGCCAGTGAACGCACCCGGGAGGGTCTAACCACCAATGCCCCGAGCGACGAGCCGAGCCAGCCGAGGAAAAGCAATAATCCGGCCTGACGGTCAGCAAGAGACCATTGCGCCAGTAGGATCGGCAAGACAGAACCTGGCAGGGCCATCCCTACCCCTGTGGCGGCAAAGCTGAGGTAAATGATCGTTCCAGAGAGGTAACGCGGAGGCTTCAATATTGTCATTCGAATTGACAGTTAACCTCTCGGACTTGACTCGGACTTGGCGAAGCACCTCAGTGATCTTACTCCCACCCGGGCTCCCACCCGCGCGATGGCCTGCGGACAGGCTGTCGAAATAAATCAGGCTACGAGTCTTGCCGACGCCACATCCGGCAGCTTCTAATAAGGCTGCACCCATCAGTCAGAAATCGAACGGAGATTACCATGTCCACAGTTTTGAGCCCGGGAACACCAGCGCCCGATTTCTCCCTGCGAGTTACGCCTGACCAGAAGCTTTCCCTCAGCGACTTGCGCGGACGCCCGGTCATTCTAGCCTTTTATCCCGCCGACTGGAGCCCGGTTTGTGGCGACCAGATGGCGTTGTACAACGAAATCCTGCCGGAATTTCAGAAGCATAACGCCGAACTGATCGGAATTTCGGTTGATGGTGTCTGGTGTCACGCGGCATTTGCCAAGGACCGCAATCTGCATTTTCCGTTGCTGGCGGACTTCGAACCGAAGGGTGCAGTTGCGAAGGCCTACGGAGCCTACTTTGAGGCTGCCGGCATCACCGAACGGGCTCTATTTGTCATCGACAAGGATGGCATCATCCGTTGGAGCTACTGCTCACCGATCGCCGTGAATCCAGGCGCGGATGGTATCCTCGAAGCTCTGGAAGCTCTGGAAAAGTAGGGGGTCGGCATGGCCATACTGAAGAATCCAGTCGGCAGTCAGGATCATATCCAGGGAAATGCGAAGGCTCCCTGCACCCTGGTCGAATATGGCGACTACGAGTGCCCTAACTGTGGGGAGGCATATCCCCTCGTCAAGCAGATACAGGAGCACTTTGGGGAACAACTCCGCTTCGTCTTCCGCAATTTCCCCATGACGAACCTTCATGCCAATGCGCAGGCTGCTGCCGAGGTTGCTGAGTTTGCGGGAACCAAAGGGCGATTCTGGGAGATGCACGATTTGATGTTGGAAAATCAGAAACGCCTGGGAGATGACCTTTACACGGAGCTCGCGAAAAAACTGGAGATCGACCCTGCCGCGTTGCACGAATCCCTGGAGAAGAAGACTTTTACCAAGCATGTACGCGACGACTTTAGTGGCGGGATGCGCAGTGGAGTCAATGGCACCCCAACCTTTTTCATTAACGACCGGCGGCACGACGGCCCGAA
This window harbors:
- a CDS encoding MFS transporter — encoded protein: MTILKPPRYLSGTIIYLSFAATGVGMALPGSVLPILLAQWSLADRQAGLLLFLGWLGSSLGALVVRPSRVRSLAAGAFLAAIGAVGMAYSSSWSCFLCMAVFGLGLGLTMTSTSLLQASRHPLRRGAELNRLNLVWALGACICPTLATHSLRIASARAIFSFLGLFFALVGLWTLLFEPDSIADSTNRTPLRSKWSLALWPLTLVLAIGLPTGIESSMGGWIAAYVQRTQQTISTTVTAGSCFWVGLMLSRMLASSILMRRRSERLVLIQSLCTVVAGTLMLIASKASLGMLAGVFLVGFGLGPVYPLLLAIALQFSDNSAIFFVAGLGSAFFPWLTGIVSSSTSSLRTGLVVPLTASVLMLILGLRLARLTDPVGLQK
- a CDS encoding redoxin domain-containing protein; its protein translation is MSTVLSPGTPAPDFSLRVTPDQKLSLSDLRGRPVILAFYPADWSPVCGDQMALYNEILPEFQKHNAELIGISVDGVWCHAAFAKDRNLHFPLLADFEPKGAVAKAYGAYFEAAGITERALFVIDKDGIIRWSYCSPIAVNPGADGILEALEALEK
- a CDS encoding DsbA family protein — its product is MAILKNPVGSQDHIQGNAKAPCTLVEYGDYECPNCGEAYPLVKQIQEHFGEQLRFVFRNFPMTNLHANAQAAAEVAEFAGTKGRFWEMHDLMLENQKRLGDDLYTELAKKLEIDPAALHESLEKKTFTKHVRDDFSGGMRSGVNGTPTFFINDRRHDGPKDFGHIVKAIDDAIAAKSSTSAKS